The Anas platyrhynchos isolate ZD024472 breed Pekin duck chromosome 1, IASCAAS_PekinDuck_T2T, whole genome shotgun sequence genomic sequence GAATCTGTGGTCCAAAATAGACAAAGACAATAAGAAAATCAGATAATGAGCTGTTTGATGTGATGGGCATTTACCCAGGATGCACAAAACAGATATCAGTTTGAATAAAGTCAAACAAAGGAACAACGGAAGAATACTTGTGtacttcattttcagaagaataaGATAAGGAAATTTATTTGTGTGTAGTGAACCTGAAGttcataatcatagaatcacagaatggtttaggttggaagggatatAATTTTAACCCCCCCTGTCATGGACAGGAACACCCCCCagtagaccaggttgcccaaagccccatcctgcctggccttgaacacctccatggATGGgtcatccacagcttctctgggcagtctgttccagtgtttcacCATCCTTTGAGTAAATAATtccttcctaacatctaatctaaatctcctcttatttatgtatgtatatttttatttatacatttaaatacattttatttatgtatttatgtatatgtaacaatgtatttattatacataaaaatacatttatttatacatttaaaGCTGTTACTCCTCAAATCTGTTTCTGGACAGATCATTCTTAGCAGTGACTTGAAACTGGCCTCCAGTCTCCTGGTCGGGCACAGGCTGCTCTCTTGCTCGGTCCTTGCTGCtacagtcatttttctttcatataaatACAGCCATATCCATTGATCATGGACTAGAATAAGccccatttttttaaattgccatGGTTTCACTTGTCTTGCTACATATGTTAAATATTCAACATGTAAACATTGAAAAATAcgaaatttttttttccatgttttaaacatggaaaaaataaggTGTATAAAATAGCACTAGATAATAAATGTTCATTATTTTGGCGTAGATAGTTAATTCCATATTCAACAtggttaatatttatttatctgaacTATATTTACCTCTTAGGAATTAGATTTGGACAAGTTAATCTTTAAGGAAGAACATTGTAGCCTCAACTGTATTTTGTACTGAATACTGATGGACTGCTTAGAGGACTATTTTCTTAGCTCATTGAATTCATGCTTGGAAGTAGTTTATGTCagtgagattttttaaaaagaagtactAATGGGGAAAGGTATTTGCAGTctggccttttattttttactggaaTATTTCAGCAGACCTTACTTTTGAAACTCTCCCCAGACAAtgcttaaaaaattatttttggggAGTGGatgcttgttttgtttacttcagCTTTCTGTCACAATGTATTGggcttacatggcaaggtttggtagtgggagggctgcaggggtggtctctgtgagcagagcccagcagctgctccataTTAATTAAGGCCCAAGTTCAGCTGGCCCTAAAGGGActcactgctggccagagccaagtcTGGGAGCAATGCTGCTTGGGCCTCTGGAAGAGCAGAGTTAAGGAAGGGAAATACTGCTgagaaacagcagctgggagagaggagtgataAAATGAGacagaaccagccctgcagcccccatggtgagtgcagcaggagggcaggaggtgctgcaggcaggcagcagcagttcccctgcagcctgtggagaggcctctggtggagcaggctgtccccctgcagcccatgggtcccacatggagcagatctccacgctgcagcccccccatgggtggaggagcccctggtggagcaggtggatgtggcctggaggaggctgcggcccatggagagcccccccaggagcaggccctgggccggagctgcagcccatggaagagcccatgcaggagcaggggtctggggggagctgctgcctgtggggagcccaggttggagcaggttgctcctgggggatggaccccgtggtatggagctgtgtgggagtAGCTCTtgaaaagctgctgcctgtgggcagacCCTGCATAATCGTTTCAGGAacaggggcagggagtgactgtgaaggagcagtggagatgaagtgtcagggactgactgcagcccccattcccctgcaccactcgaGGGGAGAACATAGAAGAGGATGCATGGGAGGAAGTTGTTTATAGTTTGCTTGCAGTTTCTTACTGTTCTATCCTGCTAGCgattggcaataaattaaattaatcttcctatgctgagtctattttgcccatgacagtaattggtgggtgatctccccatccttttctcaacccttgagcctcttgcattctattttttccccccttcaccttgagaagggggagtgagagagcggttgtggtggagctcagctgcccagcagggtagaACTGTCACACACAAGAATTCTGAGTATAGATTTATGATCAATCTAATTTACAAATTATCCAAATACAAAATAACTTAATTGAAGGTAagggcttttgttttcttgttctgcTTTATATCCACAGATATTTCATAGAATGAGCAGGAGTAGAACAGACTGACTACATTCccaaagaggattttttttttttttttcagacagtttTGAATAGTTCATCTTATATCTagtgacagaaataaaactatAGCTGCATTGCGGATGACAGTATTCCTCAAAGTACCATGCAATTTcagaatataatttaaaatgcataaaatagtGTTACAAAAACTTTTAATTGCAAAATTGTGAATGTTTTGGTAGTCTGGAGGTAATTTCTTATAACATGCAAGAAGTTTTATCTTACTTTAGGTAAATTAtgagtaaatatatatacataatatgtatatatatataattgtattACATAGCAAttgcatgtatttttatttgcatatacCACTCTTTAATTGGAAACCTACAGTATAATTATATCATGGTATTTTATTAATCCAGTTGTATTTTAGAGCTTAACTGAAGTGGAAGATAGGACTAGTCAGATGGTTATTGTTTCTAAACTTTTTCACCAATACATCTTCTTTATTATGTCAGATCAAGATAGAAATATTAAATCAAGACCAGCTTTTCTCCAACAGTTTCCAACACTTTCCAGGTATTTAGAATAGATACCAAATCTTCATTTTATACAGCTCAATGAATTTCAGACACTTAGGGGGAAtgtctttgtctttgtctttacAGATCTAATCACCTTACATTACTTTTATAGTTgatgagaagaaatatgtaCTTTTAGTGTCTTACCTGTTTTAAACATCTAATTTCAGATGTGATGAACTGTGCCTTAGCCACTGGCTAACTTGATCAGGTTCCACTGAATATAAAGGGAACGTAGGAACACTAGATCAAATGCAAATGTCCATTTTAAATCAAATGATTCCAGCCTTAGTGACAAAATTAATCTATCTTGACCGTCTCACTTTGTAGACACAGATATTCAGGGTTAACTGCATTTTCTATTGATAGCAACAGAAATACGGTAATGTATATAGGGACCGAAATGTCTTCTATGCTTTATATTGCAGAAAAATActccaaaaaaaatgtatcaaataACTCAAATGCATTCTGTCTCAGGTGAACTGTCAACTATTACCTAATTTCAGTTTTGCTAAGGTTAGACTATAAGTTAACAACATATGAAAACTGCAACttttaataacattaatctGTAGCAAACTTCTACTACCTAGTTAATCATCTGTTCCAATCATAAATTTACAGAAGCTGCAACTCTAAAAAgcatatgcatttttaatctgacttcttaaagaaataaatgttatgtGAGCTAGTTACATCACAAGTGTGAACCTGAGACGAGGAAGCCCATGTCATAGACACCTACGTATAGATGAATTCCATGCCAACTTTCATTAATTCTGCtgattgtttaaataaaaataaaataagctgtAATAAGCTTTATTTGAGCCATCACAATCCATTGTATAATAGTGAAAagacagaaggggaaaaaaaacaaaaacaacaaatcctCAACTGCAATTTGTCTTGCACCAAATCTGGAGATAACTGgatattaatttacatttttccttacCTGGTTACTCTTTGCATTGGACAAACTGTCTGCTTAGTCACAAAGGATTTAATAAAGCATTTCATCCTAAATGTGCTGAAATTCATTTGGTTCCAATGATATTAATGGTGTGCTTAAAATTAAGTGATTAGGTAAGGTAATGCTATTAGAGTTGTATCACTCAGCAAAGAGTGGAccaactgaaaataaacactCATGTGCATGCatgaaggaaaggggaaaaaataaagccatatTGTTTGTACACTGTACACAGAAAATAGAGTGAATACATTTGTTCTGCGGCTTCCCAAACTCTGCATGGTCTTTATCAAGCACTGTTAGATCAAAATTCTCATTCAGAGACCACGTGGACAGATATCTCAATATATACTCTCTAGTTAAATATATGCAACAAACATCAAGGTTAACCTCTGTTAAGACCAGATTGTATCACCTGTTCGTACCCATGTGAGCACATAGTATCTTTGATTCACTGTGGACCATTTCTGTGAGAAAGTTTTTCTATCAATGTCCGAGAGTTTGTAATTTGGTCTAGGGTGCTGAGTAATAGATCTGTCTATGTAAAATAACCTGGTATATGTCCAGTCTCCTGTCTATCATCATTTGGGTTTGATATCATTTCTCAATTTCcttaactggattttttttccctaacaatTTCTTCTTGCCCAGAGAAAAACATCCAGTAGTGAGTGTAAATGCAAGTTAAATATATGTGTTTCcagttctctctctttttttttttttttaatgtttgtaatCAAGTAAATACAATTAACTTAGCCCACTTAGCATTTTAACGGTTTGTCATCCAGCCTGAAGATAATATTTAGCTGAAGATAAACActtaaagtttttttctttgtaataaatTTTGCTTGCTGTATATCTAGCAGACAACTGAAGCCTGATAAATGAGAGTAAATGAAATCCTAATGACTTTGAGAAATTTGTAGTGATTCATTTGTTCACTTTTGTTGTCAAAGTTTTCAAGTCACAAGTGTGAATATATTTTAAGTAGGGTTAAAATGTGTTGCTATAAGTGTTACAGTGGCTGGGAAAGCAATTTGCAAAGAACAATAAGTgccagagataaaaaaaaaaaaaaaaaaaaaaaaaaaaaaaaagcttactggCTATCAGCAAAACAGAACACTAACCTAGCAAATGATTTGTTTAGCTCTATTCCAGGTGGCAAGAATTTTCCAAAACAGCCCACCTTTTGCAATCATTAATGCAAACATAGGCATTTTTACTCTAATAAAGTTATGATTCAAATTATTCCTATATGATTTGCAGATCTAAACTTTGAACCTATGTGTTTCTAGGCACTAGGATAATGTTTCTTCAGGTATGTAGTTAGGCAGAAATCAAATGTGTTAGGAAGGAGTTGCAGTATATCATGATTTATCATCAAATTGATCAATTAATTATTGAATGGAATTTGATGCTGTAGTGTTCTGTTTAATCATTCTGCAAAGTGGCTAATTAGTTAATATGCTAATTTTCTAATGTGCTATCTTGGTATTGGATACTCTGCATGCAAGTGAAACCCAAATTTTTGTACAATAAGGATTCTGTTTCAgtgcttctaaaataaaatgaaaaagttattGAAGCGATCACAAGGCATTTTCTGATGCATGCTGTAACTCAATTATGGTAGTAAGTGAATTTGAACATCTTTTTGTGTGGGAAAgcacaaatatattaaaattttggggtatttgttttcagataaaattattttttaattattatttcaatatcaataaatataaaaaatcttTGTTAGGGAAATCTACACAATGAAAGTCAGTGTTCAATGAAACTGTATACCTTCTCTTTACTTCCAGTAAATTTTTACCATTTCACCATACCATTTTAGCAAATAAACTGTGTGAAGTTTGatattttgtttgaattatatcaaaatatttgttaaattcttcattttgatAGTTTCCTCTCAGCAGCTGTGATCATTATTCTGTAATGTGTGACACTGTTGTATGTTGTCTGTAATTTAatgatttgcattttttttgtccttgtaGCTGTAACCTTTTCAGTATTCAATGGCAAAAATGGCCCACGGGAACTTTCTGATTATCATTCAAGAGCAAGTGTCAAGGTAAGCATGTGCTAAAAGCTTTGCATTCTCTGAtttgcagtttaaaaatatgGTACCCACTCGAACAGATCTGACTCCCTCACATGGGGGACTCCTATAACTCTTTAGGAAGAAGTGCTTAAAACTTAatgtcaaacaaaaaaaatggcattatcTTTTGgtgggaaaaattaaaaagatgatGAAAGAGGAAACATCTAATGAGTAAATTAGcctaaaatagattttaatagTACCATTTCCTTCATATCAACTGGGTGTGTAAGATGGGTCAGGATGGCAAAAAGAAAGTGTGTCTTTATACTCTTAGATGGATTTAACCAAAAGAATTCTGGTTTTAGATGTGTTCTACTTTTAGATATTTTGTACTTTGTGCCGATTTCCTTCATTCTGATCAACAAAATTCAGACATGCCCTTGTCTTCGTATCCTTATTACATCACCCTTTTCCATAAGGATTCCCAATGATTAATAACATTAAAGTAAAGGACAGTGCAAGGGAGTTAGAGAACTGTATGTTTCCTGAGCTTTGGTAATAGATAGGACTGAAATTTGTATTGAGCCAATGCCATTTGGTCATCCAAAATTTCAACCAGGATAGAATAAATGTTCTTTTGTGTAACTAGCTTAATGAAGGGACAGACGTTGAaaacattgggggggggggggggggggggggggggggggggaagaaacaACAATACATGGATATtttgaggaggagaagaagaagaaaaataactgagagGATTTAGGCCCCCATGAACTAGGAATGTTTGTAGTCATTGACACTAATAGTGAGGAAGTTAGAgcatttaagcttttttttttttttttcctagggaaCATAATTACTTTTGTTATACGGCATTCTTCCCACTGAGATGACACCAAATGCCTGTGTGGTTTAACAAACAACACTGATAAGTGGCACTTTTGATAGGAATGAGCCAGTTGTATATGCTAAATCAAGTAGCCAGCAGAGACTCTAACTTTTTAAAGAGATTTCAAAAGACACCAGAGAGGGATTATAAATTGCTTCTGGTGTCAGTATGATTTAATCATCCTGAGGTCCGAATTTCATTATGGAAAGTACCAAGTGCCATTGGCTTTGAGTATCAAAAACATTGTAACCTTCAGAAACAAAAGTTCAGTCACGGTATGTTGTTCCTTTGATATAGATATTCTTCAGGAAAAGGAAACTGCAATCTTAttactagtattttttttttccagaaaatgctttctgtgtAAACGTGCATTTACTCCCAGTACATAacacaaaatacagtttaataCAATTTATCTATTATTTATGTGAGCTCACAATTCAGTGACATATATGTCATGGTTGATCTGTATCAAGATATTTGTAGAGGTGAGTTACCGAGTTACAAATTGAATTGTTTGTATGAAATGCCCCTATCTTTCAATGAAGGAGAAACCAAAGTTTCAAGAAACAGGCATCGTGCCATGCAGACATGCAGCAAAAGCTTGAAACAACATTAAATCTGTTCAAAATCAACCAGGGTTGAAACATCACATTCAAAAAGATGCTGTGCCACATAGTTTAACTACTTTACCTCCACAATCAGAATAAATCTGGTGACCATCTATAGATAATGGGAAAAAGATGTGACCTCAGAGAGGTTATGATAAAGCTGCACCTCCATAACAAGGCAAATTTGGACTTTGCATTGGAGCAAAACAGGCTGAGTCTTACAGAGAGGTGTAGGAGGCCTTATGGCCAGTCTGACCACTTTAGGCAGGAACTTCGACCAGCCCACTGGAGAGCAAACAGTATACACAGGTTTCAGCCTAGAAGATGATATGTTTATACTGCCAACCTTGCTTTACCAACTAAAAAGGTCTTTGCACGACAAATCATAACATTTTTGTAACTACATTAAGATATCCTTAAAGTTATGTTTTCTACTAGACAGTGCCCAGGTCCAAGATGAAACCCCAGATGTGGCTGCCACCAAAATGCGCTTTTGTCATCAATCCCCTCTCCTTGGCAACTTTTTACTGTTGTTTCTCTGTCATGTGGAGGGGCCCCCACTGCAGGTTGAGCCCTGTCTCTCACCCAGTACAGACTTCATCTGACACCGATGGCCCAGGCCAAAGTGCAGTGGTGCTGCCTGCTGATGGCCCTGGTGGCAGTCCTCCCCACTGGCACAGGCACCACAGCCAGCattccctctctcctctccttcatTCCTGCTCTCTTGGCTTTTCTTcaaccttttcttttccccctctatcctttttttcccattttcctttcttcttcatttccttcatgTCACAGCAGCCCTTAGAGAGGTCTGTCATGGAGCAGATACACAGGCTTCAGCCCATGGAGGATGCTGTGCTACCTCCATGGCAGGTGGGTGTTGCCAGGAGGTCCTGTGGCCTTCAGAAGAGGACCAAGGGAACTACAATGCAGTTGGCCTTACCTTGATCCCTGGCAAGGCTGTGGAACAACTAGCCCTGGAGAACATTTCCAGGCACATGAAAGACAAGAAAGCCATCAGatgtagtcagcatggattcgccaaggggaagtcatgcttgGTGAACTTGATAAACTTCTGTGATGAAATGACTACTTGATAGACAAGGGGAGGGCAGTGGAGAttgtctacctagacttcagtaaggctttcaACACTGTCTCCCATAGAACGCTTACAACAAAAATGATGGAGAatgggctggatgagcagatGGTGAGATAGACTGAGAAGTGGCAGAACAGCTAGGTCTGGAGGGCGGTGACCGGTGGCACAAGGTCTTCTTGCAGGCCTATAACTAGCAGAGTAACTGGGGTCCTGTTCATTAATAATGAACAGGTCCAGCTTCATTAATAATGTGGTTGATGGGACAGAGTATAATCTTAAAGAGACTGTAGGAGACAaaaaaactgggaggagtgtcTGATATGCCAGTGGGATATGCTGACATACAGAGGAAACTgaagaggctggagagatggCCTGACAGGAATCTCAAGAAGTTCAGGAAGGAGAAGTACAAAGTTCTGCACCTGGGGAAGAAAAACCCAGGTACCAGTATGAGCTGGGGGCTGAtgagatggaaagcagcttttcagGAAAGGACCTGAGGGAAAGGAGTAAAGAAGAAAGAggcaggctcttttcagtggtgcccagtgacaggccAAGAGGCAATGGACgcaaacagaaacacaggaggttctgtcTCCAAAATGTCAGGAAATGGGTATATTACTCTGAGGGTTGCTGAGCACTGGCAGAGGTTCCCCAGAGGGGGTGTGGTGTCCTTAGGGATATTCAGAAGCCATCTGCACGTGGTCCtaggcagcctgctctaggtgTCCCTACTTGAAGCGGAGGGGTTGGATGAAGTGATCTCCAAAGGTCTGTTCCAACCTCAGCCAGTCAGTTCAGGAAAACAATTCCCAATTCCGTGGCAGCGGTGCACTCAGCACCCAGTGTCCACATTCATTCCCCACCAAAGTGCTTCGCAGACAAAGTCAGAGACATTTTGTCTGGATGGATACTGTGAGAAGCAGTATCAAAAGCTAtgctgaaatccagaaagattataTCAACTGGCTTCCCTTTGTCACCTAGATGGGTAACCTTGTCATAAAATGAATTTGAGTGagttaaacaggactttcccctaCTGAACCTATTTTGGCTAAGACCAACGAGCGTGTTGTCTCTCAagtgtttttcaataactctCAGACTGGTCTTCTTCATGGTTTCACCTGGCGCCAAAGTTAGACTGACAGCCTGCAAATACCACGGCCTTGGGCATGGTCCTAAgcagcctgctctaggtggCCTTGCTTAAAAGGTGGGGTTGGACCAAGTGACCTCCAgacgtcccttccaacctcagccagaCACTGGCTCCTGtgtttttggaaaacatttcctaATTCTGTGACAGCGGTGCACTCAGTGCCCATGTTCCCCCACAAAGTGCTGCGCAGACACGGTCAGAGCATTTGTTCACATAGGCTGTTTATTGGTGTCAATACATAGGATGAAGCTCCCTGACGGAACGGATTCCCTCCAAGAGTTTGGGTGCTCACTGCCTGGAAGAAGTTGAGCAGCCCAGCTGTTTGGGAGGCTGGGCACAACACCATCCCTCTCCTCAGGTACCCTCTTGTTGCCTTCCCTCTCGAGGAAGCGGTTGAGGTGTTTCttctccaggcagcagcagaggcaccGCAGGAGGTCATCCAGGCGCAGGGGGCAATCTTTCCTTTGCCAGGCTTGCCAGGGCTGTGGCTGTCAGGTGGTGAATCACAGCCGTCCTCAGGGCGTGGGGGGAAAAGCCTTTGCTCACCAGCATACGGGCGCGGGGCTGCAGATGGTTGaggtggaagctgtggggtcGGGCATGCCTGGCCGTGTGCCCGACAGACTGCATCTCTGCCACAGCGCAGCTCTTTGGCGGCGCCGTGCTGCTGGTGAAGCTGGCCGCGGCTACTCCAGGCTCAGGAAGGAGTCCGAGTCGCCTAGCCGCACCCCAAGCGTGATCTCAATGGAGAGGGTGCTCTGGGAGGCGTTGGCCAGCCTGATCTTGCAGGAGCGGCGGGAGGGCAGCACCGTCAGGCGGCAGTGGCGCGACTGCGGCAGAAGCTCCCAGGCTGCTTTCACCAAGGCCTGGAACCAGCGAGTGGTTTCCTCCACATCCAGGTAGGAGCCGCTGCAGAGGGTGCGCAGCAGGCTGGGCTCCTGTCTGCTCCTCAGCTCGTCCTCGGGGTGGTGGAGGAAGCACAGCATGTCCCCCACCAGCCGCTCCCTCGCGCAGGCGCACTCCAGCTCCACGCGCAGGCCGGGCTTCCTCGCTGGCGTCTCCCCCTCGGCGCCCAGCTCCGGGTGGAAGGCGTGCCCGGGGGGAGGCCTCAGGGGCACGAGCAGGCGGTAGAGGACGTTGTCCTGCCGGGTACTCCCGTCTTCGGAGAAGCAGCCCACACCGATGGCCGGCTGCAGCCGTGGCTTGAAGAGAGATTCCCCCGAGAGTCTTTGGCAGGCACCAAGAAGCTTGtccaccagctcctccaccaccttgcACTTGTCGGCCATGTGCGGCGCCGGCCACTGGGTGCGATTGGCCCAAACCCTGCCCAGATCCCGGGTGTCATCGGTGTTGGTGTTGTCTTTGtcctttttgttcttccttGGGTAGCTGCCCTGCTTGCTCCTGTGGAGCCCAAGTCTCCATTTCCTGAGCCACCGGCAGAGCCCGAAGAGCAGGACAAGGAGGTCAATAAAGGTCCAGAGCTGCCACTGCTGCAAGGCAGTGAAGAGCAGGGCTCCCAAGGCCACCCCACTCTGCTCCTGGCTCCTCTCCTCCATCTCATGCAGCAGCCGAGCCATGCCTTCAATCAGCtgctctgcatgctgctgcATTCGCTCATTTGCATCCGCATCCACGTGATCATCCACGAACCACGGCTTCTGGGCAatgcccagcacagccagggcgAGGAAGATCAGCCGAGCCATGGCTTGCAGGAGGTGCAAACTGCACACACCGACGGCCAAGGCCAAAGTGT encodes the following:
- the LOC140001334 gene encoding inositol 1,4,5-trisphosphate receptor-interacting protein-like 1 — its product is MARLIFLALAVLGIAQKPWFVDDHVDADANERMQQHAEQLIEGMARLLHEMEERSQEQSGVALGALLFTALQQWQLWTFIDLLVLLFGLCRWLRKWRLGLHRSKQGSYPRKNKKDKDNTNTDDTRDLGRVWANRTQWPAPHMADKCKVVEELVDKLLGACQRLSGESLFKPRLQPAIGVGCFSEDGSTRQDNVLYRLLVPLRPPPGHAFHPELGAEGETPARKPGLRVELECACARERLVGDMLCFLHHPEDELRSRQEPSLLRTLCSGSYLDVEETTRWFQALVKAAWELLPQSRHCRLTVLPSRRSCKIRLANASQSTLSIEITLGVRLGDSDSFLSLE